The following coding sequences are from one Pseudonocardia sp. HH130630-07 window:
- a CDS encoding CBS domain-containing protein: MTERVVTVWADAPLSRAQERMAEARFSALPVVDRQFSLVGIISLVDVLRHRDDPHATVGDAMTEQVVTVQGATALSIVAHRMRVYGELRLVPVVERGALVGVITRSDLLRARRQGGLLRRAARRLGGTGLSGPLPEAMMPRGAGRVGGRPISSLRVADVMTDGGLVAIPAALALDEAAEVLLSYRFTAVPVVDDGDHLLGIISEADLMAGSSDAGSRTRASTVAGLMTYDVEVVRPQDPLADAEQLLTARGFRVVPVVDDDGVLVGVLSRSDLL, from the coding sequence ATGACCGAACGCGTCGTCACCGTGTGGGCGGACGCTCCGCTGTCCCGCGCGCAGGAACGGATGGCCGAGGCACGGTTCTCGGCGCTGCCCGTCGTCGACCGCCAGTTCTCGCTGGTCGGGATCATCAGCCTGGTCGACGTCCTGCGGCACCGGGACGACCCGCACGCGACGGTCGGCGACGCGATGACCGAGCAGGTCGTCACGGTCCAGGGGGCGACGGCGCTGTCGATCGTCGCGCACCGGATGCGGGTGTACGGCGAGCTGCGGCTGGTCCCGGTCGTCGAGCGCGGGGCGCTGGTCGGCGTGATCACGCGCAGCGACCTGCTCCGTGCACGGCGCCAGGGCGGGCTGCTGCGGCGGGCGGCGCGCCGGCTGGGCGGCACCGGCCTGTCCGGGCCGCTCCCGGAGGCGATGATGCCGCGCGGCGCGGGCCGGGTCGGCGGGCGGCCGATCTCCTCGCTGCGGGTGGCGGACGTGATGACCGACGGCGGCCTGGTCGCGATCCCCGCGGCGCTCGCGCTGGACGAGGCGGCCGAGGTGCTGCTGTCCTACCGCTTCACCGCGGTCCCGGTGGTCGACGACGGCGACCACCTCCTCGGCATCATCTCCGAGGCCGACCTGATGGCCGGCTCGTCCGACGCCGGGAGCCGGACCCGGGCGAGCACGGTGGCGGGGCTGATGACCTACGACGTCGAGGTCGTCCGCCCGCAGGACCCGCTGGCCGACGCCGAGCAGCTGCTCACGGCCCGCGGTTTCCGGGTGGTCCCGGTGGTCGACGACGACGGCGTCCTGGTCGGTGTGCTGAGCCGCAGCGACCTGCTCTGA
- a CDS encoding glycoside hydrolase family 2 protein — MPRTDADVPRAEYPRPSMRRPDWTCLNGTWEFEVDAADSGLERGLTERPLDGSIVVPFAPESRLSGVGRTDFMPAVWYRRRFTVPQEWAGRRTLLHFGAVDHEATVWVDGERAGSHLGGFAPFTVDLGRRSGTVEIVVRARDPRSGPQARGKQSTRYDNYECLYTRTTGIWQTVWAEPVPDVSLGRPRITPDLAGESFHVEQPLRRAAGRHAPSLAGAHLRVTVSDAAGVVGTGRVRADLDLAPRVTVRLPADRVRTWSPADPHLYAVRVELLGPADRVLDAVDGDAGLRSVTIDGNAVLLNGEPVFLRLVLDQGYYPDGLMTAPSDDALRADIELAMAAGFNGARLHEKVFEERFLHHADRLGYLVWGEFGDWGAVAEGTVADGEYQRPTTNFVTQWLEVLERDYSHPSVIGWCGLNETHQPIGDHRQVLDDVTRAMFLAAKAMDTSRPVLDASGYSHRVPESDVWDSHNYTQDPAAFAEAMSGLAQDRPDTNRGGDGARWSLPYGGQPWFCSEFGGIWWRPDADATRDGSRDADSSWGYGEAPRSEEEFHHRFAGLTAVLLDDPLMFGYCYTQLTDVFQEQNGIYSFDRSEKLDVARIRDAQRRPAACERRG; from the coding sequence ATGCCCCGCACCGACGCCGACGTCCCCCGTGCCGAGTACCCGCGACCGTCGATGCGGCGCCCCGACTGGACCTGCCTCAACGGCACCTGGGAGTTCGAGGTCGACGCGGCCGACTCCGGCCTCGAACGGGGGCTGACCGAGCGCCCGCTGGACGGCTCGATCGTCGTGCCGTTCGCTCCCGAGTCCCGGCTCTCCGGGGTCGGCCGCACCGACTTCATGCCGGCCGTCTGGTACCGGCGGCGGTTCACCGTCCCGCAGGAGTGGGCCGGGCGCCGGACGCTGCTGCACTTCGGCGCCGTCGACCACGAGGCCACGGTGTGGGTGGACGGCGAACGTGCCGGTTCGCACCTCGGCGGCTTCGCCCCGTTCACGGTCGACCTGGGGCGCCGGTCCGGCACCGTCGAGATCGTCGTGCGGGCCCGGGACCCGCGGAGCGGACCGCAGGCCCGGGGCAAGCAGTCGACCCGGTACGACAACTACGAGTGCCTCTACACCCGCACCACCGGGATCTGGCAGACGGTCTGGGCCGAGCCGGTGCCGGACGTCTCGCTCGGCCGCCCCCGGATCACCCCGGACCTCGCGGGGGAGAGCTTCCACGTCGAGCAGCCGCTGCGCCGCGCCGCCGGGCGGCACGCCCCGTCGCTGGCCGGGGCCCACCTGCGGGTGACGGTGTCCGACGCGGCGGGCGTCGTCGGCACCGGCCGGGTCCGGGCCGACCTGGACCTCGCGCCGCGGGTCACGGTGCGGCTGCCCGCCGACCGGGTGCGCACCTGGTCCCCGGCGGACCCGCACCTCTACGCCGTCCGGGTCGAGCTGCTCGGCCCGGCGGACCGGGTGCTCGACGCCGTCGACGGCGACGCCGGCTTGCGGTCGGTGACGATCGACGGGAACGCGGTGCTGCTCAACGGCGAGCCGGTGTTCCTGCGGCTCGTCCTGGACCAGGGCTACTACCCGGACGGGCTGATGACCGCCCCGTCCGACGACGCGCTGCGGGCCGACATCGAGCTCGCCATGGCGGCCGGGTTCAACGGTGCCCGGCTGCACGAGAAGGTCTTCGAGGAGCGGTTCCTGCACCACGCCGACCGGCTCGGCTACCTCGTGTGGGGCGAGTTCGGGGACTGGGGCGCCGTGGCGGAGGGGACCGTCGCCGACGGCGAGTACCAGCGGCCCACCACGAACTTCGTCACCCAGTGGCTGGAGGTGCTCGAACGCGACTACTCGCACCCGTCGGTGATCGGCTGGTGCGGGCTCAACGAGACCCACCAGCCGATCGGGGACCACCGGCAGGTGCTCGACGACGTCACCCGGGCGATGTTCCTGGCGGCCAAGGCCATGGACACCTCGCGCCCGGTCCTCGACGCGTCCGGGTACTCCCACCGGGTCCCCGAGTCCGACGTGTGGGACTCGCACAACTACACCCAGGACCCGGCGGCGTTCGCCGAGGCGATGTCCGGCCTCGCGCAGGACCGCCCGGACACCAACCGGGGTGGCGACGGCGCGCGGTGGTCGCTGCCCTACGGCGGGCAGCCCTGGTTCTGCAGCGAGTTCGGCGGGATCTGGTGGCGGCCGGACGCCGACGCCACCCGCGACGGCAGCCGCGACGCGGACTCGTCGTGGGGCTACGGCGAGGCACCGCGCAGCGAGGAGGAGTTCCACCACCGGTTCGCGGGGCTGACCGCGGTGCTGCTGGACGACCCGCTGATGTTCGGCTACTGCTACACCCAGCTCACCGACGTGTTCCAGGAGCAGAACGGGATCTACTCCTTCGACCGGTCGGAGAAGCTCGACGTCGCGCGGATCCGGGACGCCCAGCGGCGCCCGGCCGCCTGCGAACGGCGCGGGTAG
- a CDS encoding MerR family transcriptional regulator, whose protein sequence is MEGWSTRELSELAGTSLRAVRHYHEIGLLPEPDRRANGYKQYGIRHLVRILRIKRLTELGFSLSRIATMIDDDDPTDALKSLDSELASTIERLQRARGELADILERSVPADVPTQLAPLPEADGLTKADHSLVVVKSRFLEPYGLDHYGDHLQEMRSDPCAADFDALPAKADLDTRLDLAERMAPHVRKLYGPQPELGPVGYAPPRQRQAMMTALRAALQEFYNPAQNDVMRRIDGIIRRSA, encoded by the coding sequence GTGGAAGGGTGGAGCACCCGCGAGCTCTCCGAGCTGGCCGGAACGAGCCTTCGTGCAGTTCGGCACTACCACGAGATCGGGCTGCTCCCCGAACCCGACCGCCGCGCCAACGGTTACAAGCAGTACGGCATCCGCCACCTCGTCCGGATCCTGCGGATCAAGCGGCTGACCGAGCTCGGCTTCTCCCTGTCCCGGATCGCGACGATGATCGACGACGACGATCCCACCGACGCGTTGAAGTCCCTCGACTCCGAGCTCGCGAGCACCATCGAACGGCTCCAGCGCGCCCGCGGCGAGCTCGCCGACATCCTGGAGCGATCGGTTCCCGCGGACGTGCCGACGCAGCTGGCGCCGCTGCCGGAGGCCGACGGGCTCACGAAGGCCGACCACTCGCTCGTCGTCGTGAAGTCGCGGTTCCTCGAGCCGTACGGGCTGGACCACTACGGCGACCACCTGCAGGAGATGCGCTCCGACCCGTGCGCGGCCGATTTCGACGCGCTGCCGGCGAAGGCGGATCTCGACACCCGGCTCGATCTCGCCGAGCGCATGGCGCCGCACGTCCGCAAGCTCTACGGCCCCCAGCCCGAGCTGGGGCCGGTGGGCTACGCACCGCCCCGGCAGCGGCAGGCGATGATGACGGCGCTGCGTGCGGCGCTGCAGGAGTTCTACAACCCGGCGCAGAACGACGTGATGCGCCGGATCGACGGGATCATCCGCCGCTCGGCCTGA
- the sbnA gene encoding 2,3-diaminopropionate biosynthesis protein SbnA: MTVISAPEQFNTDDLYVDLATTLGRSLYLKCEGFNFAGSVKLKAALGMVTEAERSGRLRPGSVLVESSSGNLGVALAMIAASRGYRFVCVTDPRCNPATHRLMQALGAEVRVVDAPDVAGGYLATRIALVRSMVDSDGRYVWLNQYANPENWGSHTVTTGPQIEAAFPGLDVLFVGAGTTGTLMGCARYFRSRPGRVRVVAVDAAGSVTFGDRAAPRMIPGLGTSVRPPMLDEGYVDDVVHVAEPDTLDVCHRLARRGFLFGGSTGTVVAGALAWLARHGDEAITAVALAPDLGERYLDTVYSPSWLREHFGADVAAGTPGAFGGRPAFAGTGRDAAFEMPLQAVRS, translated from the coding sequence ATGACCGTCATCTCCGCCCCCGAGCAGTTCAACACCGACGACCTGTACGTCGACCTGGCCACGACCCTCGGCCGGTCGCTCTACCTCAAGTGCGAGGGTTTCAACTTCGCCGGATCGGTCAAGCTCAAGGCCGCACTCGGCATGGTCACCGAGGCGGAACGGTCCGGTCGGCTGCGGCCGGGATCGGTGCTGGTCGAGTCGTCCTCCGGGAACCTCGGGGTCGCGCTCGCCATGATCGCCGCCAGCCGGGGCTACCGATTCGTGTGCGTGACCGACCCCCGGTGCAACCCGGCGACGCACCGGCTGATGCAGGCGCTGGGAGCCGAGGTCCGGGTCGTCGACGCCCCGGACGTGGCCGGCGGCTACCTCGCGACCCGGATCGCCCTGGTCCGGTCCATGGTGGACTCCGACGGCCGCTACGTCTGGCTCAACCAGTACGCGAACCCGGAGAACTGGGGCTCGCACACGGTGACCACCGGGCCCCAGATCGAGGCCGCGTTCCCCGGTCTGGACGTGCTGTTCGTCGGCGCCGGTACGACCGGCACCCTGATGGGCTGTGCGCGGTACTTCCGGTCCCGGCCCGGGCGGGTCCGGGTCGTCGCGGTCGACGCGGCCGGATCGGTCACCTTCGGCGACCGGGCCGCCCCGCGGATGATCCCCGGGCTGGGGACCAGCGTCCGGCCGCCGATGCTGGACGAGGGGTACGTGGACGACGTCGTCCACGTGGCGGAGCCGGACACCCTGGACGTCTGCCACCGGCTGGCCCGGCGCGGGTTCCTGTTCGGCGGATCGACGGGCACCGTGGTCGCCGGGGCACTGGCCTGGCTCGCCCGGCACGGCGACGAGGCGATCACGGCCGTCGCGCTGGCCCCGGACCTGGGGGAGCGCTACCTCGACACCGTGTACAGCCCGTCCTGGTTGCGGGAGCACTTCGGCGCCGACGTCGCCGCCGGGACCCCCGGTGCGTTCGGGGGCAGGCCGGCGTTCGCCGGCACCGGCCGGGACGCTGCGTTCGAGATGCCGCTGCAGGCGGTGCGGTCCTGA
- the sbnB gene encoding 2,3-diaminopropionate biosynthesis protein SbnB: protein MEITVPPFAVVPGAQVAQALAGREKEIVELVEDTYRVHASGATVNPPSYFLRFPDRPSSRIIALPASLGGESGVDGIKWISSFPGNVEHGIPRASAVLILNDPLTGYPYACLESSIISATRTAASAASAADRLSADRARPRRVGFVGTGLIARYIHTFLAGTGWSFDEVGVFDLSPESAAGFAGHVSRTVPGSAVTVHDSAESLVRGYDLVVFATVAGTPHVHDPGWFDHHPLVLNVSLRDLSAEVVLESFTVLDDVEHCLKADTSPHLAEQRTGNRDFVAGTLAEVMAGTLAVPADRTVVFSPFGLGVLDLAVGRYVHERVARSGELHTVDDFFHELSRHG, encoded by the coding sequence ATGGAGATCACGGTCCCGCCGTTCGCGGTCGTCCCCGGCGCGCAGGTCGCGCAGGCGCTGGCCGGGCGGGAGAAGGAGATCGTGGAGCTGGTCGAGGACACCTACCGGGTGCACGCGTCGGGGGCGACGGTGAACCCGCCGTCGTACTTCCTGCGCTTCCCGGACCGGCCGTCGTCGCGGATCATCGCGCTGCCCGCCTCGCTCGGCGGGGAGTCCGGCGTGGACGGGATCAAGTGGATCTCGAGCTTCCCGGGCAACGTCGAGCACGGCATCCCGCGGGCGTCGGCGGTGCTGATCCTCAACGACCCGCTCACCGGCTACCCGTACGCCTGCCTGGAGAGCTCGATCATCTCCGCGACCCGGACCGCGGCCTCGGCCGCCTCGGCGGCGGACCGGCTCTCGGCGGACCGCGCCCGGCCGCGCCGGGTGGGATTCGTGGGCACCGGGCTGATCGCGCGCTACATCCACACCTTCCTGGCCGGGACCGGATGGAGCTTCGACGAGGTCGGGGTCTTCGACCTCTCGCCGGAGTCCGCCGCCGGGTTCGCCGGGCACGTCTCCCGGACGGTCCCGGGCTCGGCGGTCACGGTCCACGACTCGGCCGAGTCGCTGGTGCGCGGGTACGACCTGGTGGTCTTCGCGACCGTCGCCGGGACCCCGCACGTGCACGACCCCGGCTGGTTCGACCACCACCCGCTGGTGCTCAACGTGTCCCTGCGGGACCTGTCGGCCGAGGTCGTCCTGGAGTCGTTCACCGTCCTCGACGACGTCGAGCACTGTCTCAAGGCGGACACCTCACCGCACCTGGCCGAGCAGCGGACCGGCAACCGCGACTTCGTCGCCGGGACCCTCGCCGAGGTCATGGCCGGCACGCTGGCGGTGCCCGCGGACCGCACGGTCGTGTTCTCCCCGTTCGGTCTCGGCGTACTGGACCTCGCCGTCGGGCGCTACGTGCACGAGCGCGTGGCCCGTTCCGGCGAGCTGCACACGGTCGACGACTTCTTCCACGAGCTGAGCCGGCACGGCTGA
- a CDS encoding TauD/TfdA family dioxygenase — MTGSLLGVQLHPGHPPVLDTGASGSAADWCERHEDALGDLVDEHGAVLVRGLALRTVADVAGVAARLGGTAYTEREAVAARTVLADGVHSSTPWPARQPMCAHHELSYVLETPATLLFACLRAPQTGGATPLVDTARVVDELPTGLVDRIERDGWLLIRNYGEEIGASWQQAFGTDDRAEVERYCRANAIGTEWNAEGGLRTRQRRHGVLEHPGTGEKVFFNQIAFLSEHAMDPEVREFLVEVHGPDGLPFTTRFGDGTPVPADVVEAINDAHERHTVREPWQDGDLLVVDNLRVAHGRDPYTGEREVVVAMADGVTVPAPEES, encoded by the coding sequence ATGACCGGATCACTGCTGGGGGTGCAGCTGCACCCCGGACACCCGCCCGTCCTGGACACCGGAGCGAGCGGTTCGGCCGCCGACTGGTGCGAGCGCCACGAGGACGCACTCGGCGACCTCGTCGACGAGCACGGAGCGGTACTGGTGCGCGGCCTCGCGCTGCGCACCGTCGCCGACGTGGCCGGCGTCGCCGCCCGGCTCGGCGGCACGGCCTACACCGAGCGGGAGGCGGTCGCGGCCCGCACCGTGCTGGCCGACGGCGTCCACTCCTCGACCCCGTGGCCGGCGCGCCAGCCGATGTGCGCCCACCACGAGCTGTCCTACGTGCTGGAGACGCCGGCGACGCTGCTCTTCGCCTGCCTGCGCGCACCGCAGACCGGTGGCGCGACCCCGCTGGTCGACACGGCCCGGGTCGTCGACGAGCTGCCCACCGGCCTCGTCGACCGGATCGAGCGGGACGGCTGGCTGCTGATCCGCAACTACGGCGAGGAGATCGGCGCGTCCTGGCAGCAGGCGTTCGGCACCGACGACCGGGCCGAGGTCGAGCGGTACTGCCGGGCGAACGCGATCGGCACCGAGTGGAACGCCGAGGGCGGCCTGCGCACCCGGCAGCGGCGGCACGGGGTGCTGGAGCACCCGGGTACCGGGGAGAAGGTCTTCTTCAACCAGATCGCCTTCCTCTCCGAGCACGCCATGGATCCGGAGGTCCGCGAGTTCCTGGTGGAGGTCCACGGCCCGGACGGGCTGCCGTTCACCACGCGCTTCGGCGACGGGACGCCGGTACCGGCCGACGTCGTCGAGGCGATCAACGACGCCCACGAGCGGCACACCGTGCGCGAGCCGTGGCAGGACGGCGACCTGCTCGTCGTCGACAACCTGCGGGTGGCGCACGGCCGCGATCCCTACACCGGCGAGCGGGAGGTCGTGGTCGCGATGGCCGACGGCGTCACCGTGCCGGCCCCCGAGGAGAGCTGA
- a CDS encoding non-ribosomal peptide synthetase — MTRTLTATTSGNRTHWDRVLQAGGATPAPRWTARPRPGTATHTEHVAPGALDAVLLATGAAPDAVLLAVHAAVVAGLAGADEVTVGVPATTGGDALPLSLDVTGTWGDLVRDAGTELAGLRGDPGVGLADLAGSAAGLGVAVPEYGTVLDPGDEAPDGTATPGALGRSGPRGVAPAPGIAFRVGTRDGVVRLTHRLDHLDPAAAARIAGYHATALELAADPQAAVRASALVGPAERALQLDEIAGRPRELPDRRVHELLAERAATHPDEIVAEHAGSVLTRSGLDARVNRVARTLLARGLEPEDVVAVVTERDLDWLVAVLAVFRAGGAYLPVEPHFPAERIARTLGRAGCRWALTTPGARATLDEAATGALVLTVAEAAAGSDDASAPDVAVPADALAYLYFTSGSTGEPKGAMCEHAGMLNHLLAKIEDLELTAGCVVAQTAPQCFDISLWQLVAGPLVGGRTLLVEQDAILDVRRFVDTLAEHRVNVVQLVPSYLEVVLTYLEQHPVALPDLRMVSATGEALKKELVQRWFRVRPDVPLVNAYGLTETSDDTNHAVLRSVPDGDRVPLGRPVPGVRVYVVDADLAPVPLGAPGEIVFSGVCVGRGYVNDPDRTAAAFGSDPYRRGERLYRSGDHGRWRPDGQLEFLGRRDNQVKIRGFRIEIGEIENALLRVPGVRDACVVVAEATGGPQLVAYHAGDGPDQDTVRATLAGSLPAYMVPPVVHRLDPLPVTANGKIDRKALAARAAAGDEPVPATGAAPAPAVTPAQERVLAAVTRVLDLPDGTVSPADHFVELGGSSLSAVKLVIALDRAVTVRQVIDHPVLADLAGLLPDPPH; from the coding sequence ATGACCCGCACGCTCACCGCCACCACATCCGGCAACCGGACACACTGGGACCGGGTTCTGCAGGCCGGTGGGGCGACTCCCGCCCCGCGCTGGACCGCCCGTCCCCGCCCCGGCACCGCGACGCACACCGAGCACGTGGCGCCCGGCGCGCTGGACGCCGTGCTGCTGGCCACCGGCGCCGCGCCGGACGCCGTGCTGCTCGCCGTGCACGCCGCCGTCGTCGCCGGGCTCGCCGGGGCGGACGAGGTGACCGTCGGGGTACCGGCCACCACCGGCGGGGACGCGCTGCCGCTGTCGCTCGACGTCACCGGCACCTGGGGCGACCTGGTGCGGGACGCCGGTACCGAGCTCGCCGGCCTGCGCGGTGACCCCGGCGTCGGCCTCGCCGACCTGGCCGGGTCCGCCGCCGGGCTGGGCGTCGCGGTACCGGAGTACGGCACCGTCCTGGACCCGGGCGACGAGGCCCCGGACGGGACCGCGACCCCGGGGGCGCTGGGCCGGTCCGGGCCCCGTGGTGTCGCACCGGCTCCGGGGATCGCGTTCCGGGTCGGCACCCGCGACGGCGTCGTCCGGCTGACCCACCGGCTCGACCACCTCGACCCGGCCGCGGCCGCCCGCATCGCCGGCTACCACGCGACCGCGCTGGAACTGGCCGCCGACCCGCAGGCCGCCGTCCGGGCCTCGGCGCTGGTGGGACCGGCGGAGCGGGCCCTGCAGCTCGACGAGATCGCAGGCCGGCCCCGGGAGCTGCCGGACCGGCGGGTGCACGAGCTGCTCGCCGAGCGGGCCGCGACGCACCCGGACGAGATCGTCGCCGAGCACGCCGGCTCGGTACTCACCCGGTCCGGGCTCGACGCCCGGGTGAACCGGGTCGCCCGCACCCTGCTCGCCCGGGGTCTGGAGCCCGAGGACGTCGTCGCCGTCGTCACCGAGCGGGATCTGGACTGGCTGGTGGCCGTGCTCGCCGTCTTCCGGGCCGGTGGCGCGTACCTCCCGGTCGAGCCGCACTTCCCGGCGGAGCGGATCGCCCGGACCCTCGGCCGGGCCGGGTGCCGGTGGGCGCTGACGACCCCCGGGGCCCGCGCGACGCTCGACGAGGCGGCGACCGGCGCGCTCGTGCTGACCGTCGCCGAGGCGGCCGCGGGCAGCGACGACGCCTCGGCGCCGGACGTCGCGGTGCCCGCCGACGCGCTCGCCTACCTGTACTTCACCTCCGGCTCGACCGGCGAGCCGAAGGGTGCGATGTGCGAGCACGCCGGGATGCTCAACCACCTGCTCGCCAAGATCGAGGACCTGGAGCTGACCGCCGGCTGCGTGGTCGCCCAGACCGCACCGCAGTGCTTCGACATCTCGCTGTGGCAGCTCGTCGCGGGCCCGCTGGTCGGCGGCCGGACCCTGCTGGTGGAGCAGGACGCGATCCTGGACGTGCGGCGCTTCGTCGACACCCTCGCCGAGCACCGGGTGAACGTCGTCCAGCTGGTGCCCAGCTACCTGGAGGTCGTGCTGACCTACCTGGAGCAGCACCCGGTGGCCCTGCCCGACCTGCGGATGGTGTCGGCGACCGGGGAGGCACTCAAGAAGGAGCTGGTACAGCGCTGGTTCCGGGTGCGCCCGGACGTCCCGCTGGTCAACGCCTACGGGCTGACCGAGACCTCGGACGACACCAACCACGCCGTCCTGCGCTCGGTGCCCGACGGCGACCGGGTGCCGCTCGGCCGCCCGGTGCCGGGGGTGCGGGTGTACGTCGTGGACGCCGACCTGGCGCCGGTCCCGCTCGGTGCGCCGGGGGAGATCGTGTTCTCCGGCGTGTGCGTCGGCCGGGGGTACGTCAACGACCCGGACCGCACCGCCGCCGCGTTCGGCTCGGACCCGTACCGCCGTGGGGAACGCCTCTACCGCAGCGGTGACCACGGCCGCTGGCGTCCGGACGGCCAGCTGGAGTTCCTGGGCCGCCGGGACAACCAGGTGAAGATCCGGGGTTTCCGGATCGAGATCGGCGAGATCGAGAACGCGCTGCTGCGGGTACCGGGGGTCCGGGACGCCTGCGTCGTGGTCGCCGAGGCCACCGGCGGTCCGCAGCTCGTCGCCTACCACGCCGGTGACGGCCCGGACCAGGACACCGTCCGTGCCACGCTGGCCGGGAGCCTGCCCGCCTACATGGTGCCGCCGGTGGTGCACCGGCTGGACCCGCTCCCGGTGACGGCGAACGGCAAGATCGACCGGAAGGCGCTGGCCGCCCGCGCCGCGGCCGGGGACGAGCCGGTACCGGCCACCGGGGCCGCGCCGGCACCGGCCGTGACACCGGCCCAGGAGCGGGTGCTGGCCGCGGTGACCCGGGTCCTCGACCTGCCCGACGGCACCGTCTCGCCGGCCGACCACTTCGTCGAGCTCGGGGGGAGCTCGCTGTCCGCGGTCAAGCTCGTCATCGCGCTGGACCGCGCGGTCACCGTCCGTCAGGTGATCGATCATCCCGTCCTCGCGGACCTGGCCGGGTTGCTCCCGGACCCTCCGCACTGA